From a single Rhodanobacteraceae bacterium genomic region:
- the rsmH gene encoding 16S rRNA (cytosine(1402)-N(4))-methyltransferase RsmH: MTQKATGTAAQTSADHRPVMLEAALRALNVKPAGRYLDATFGRGGHSRALLARLGQEGRLVGFDRDPEAVAAGLELAAADARFTIQRGNFADIDAQLGEASLDGILFDFGVSSPQLDQAERGFSFMRDGPLDMRMDPDSGESAAQWLARVSEAELADVLKTYGEEKHARRLARAIVIRRQTEPFTRTVELAEFIASVLPRSHEGIHPATRAFQAIRIAVNSELRAIERGMEAAHFLLGAEGRLVAISFHSLEDRLVKQFIAQHSRPPQGSRRLPPTEAAPSTLRDLGKQRADDAELSINQRARSAVMRVAERLR; encoded by the coding sequence ATGACGCAGAAAGCCACAGGAACGGCGGCCCAGACGAGCGCCGACCATCGTCCGGTGATGCTGGAGGCCGCGTTGCGGGCTTTGAACGTGAAACCGGCTGGCCGCTATCTGGACGCCACCTTTGGTCGCGGTGGGCACAGTCGGGCGCTGTTGGCGCGGCTAGGTCAGGAGGGACGGCTGGTGGGATTCGATCGTGATCCGGAAGCGGTGGCAGCGGGCCTGGAACTGGCCGCAGCCGACGCCCGTTTCACCATTCAGCGCGGCAATTTCGCCGATATCGATGCCCAGCTGGGAGAAGCCAGCCTGGACGGCATCCTGTTCGATTTCGGCGTGTCCTCGCCGCAGCTGGATCAGGCCGAACGTGGCTTCAGCTTCATGCGTGACGGCCCGCTGGACATGCGCATGGATCCGGACAGCGGCGAATCGGCAGCGCAGTGGCTGGCCCGGGTGTCCGAGGCCGAGCTGGCTGATGTGTTGAAGACCTATGGTGAGGAAAAACACGCGCGGCGACTGGCGCGGGCCATCGTCATCCGTCGCCAGACCGAGCCATTCACGCGTACCGTGGAACTGGCCGAATTCATCGCCAGCGTGCTGCCACGCAGCCACGAGGGCATCCACCCGGCTACCCGGGCATTCCAGGCGATCCGAATCGCTGTCAACTCTGAACTACGGGCTATTGAGCGCGGCATGGAAGCTGCGCATTTTTTGCTCGGGGCCGAGGGGCGATTGGTGGCGATCAGCTTTCATTCGCTGGAAGACCGGTTGGTCAAGCAGTTCATCGCGCAGCACTCGCGGCCGCCGCAGGGTTCGCGGCGACTGCCGCCCACCGAGGCGGCGCCGAGCACCTTGCGCGATCTGGGCAAGCAGCGCGCCGATGACGCCGAGCTGTCGATCAATCAGCGCGCCCGCAGTGCCGTGATGCGCGTGGCCGAGCGTCTGCGATGA
- the mraZ gene encoding division/cell wall cluster transcriptional repressor MraZ, with protein MFYGESTVAIDDKGRLAIPTAYREQLSALCACRLVITYNPFERECLWLFPLPEWERTRDQVMQLSSFNAAHRDLQRKLVGAAAQVELDGNGRILLPQTARQVAALQKHGILLGIGAKFELWSETAQRARLELPIDEKDISDDMRQLRF; from the coding sequence GTGTTTTACGGGGAATCGACGGTTGCGATCGACGACAAGGGACGGCTTGCCATCCCGACGGCGTACCGTGAGCAATTGTCGGCCCTCTGTGCCTGCCGGCTGGTGATCACCTACAACCCCTTTGAGCGCGAGTGTCTGTGGTTGTTTCCCCTGCCGGAATGGGAGCGCACCCGCGATCAGGTGATGCAGCTGTCCAGCTTCAATGCCGCTCATCGCGACCTGCAGCGCAAGCTGGTGGGCGCGGCGGCGCAGGTGGAACTGGACGGCAACGGCCGCATCCTGCTGCCGCAGACGGCGCGGCAGGTGGCGGCATTGCAGAAACACGGAATTCTGCTGGGAATCGGCGCCAAGTTCGAGTTGTGGAGCGAGACCGCGCAGCGCGCGCGTCTGGAGCTTCCCATCGACGAAAAGGATATCAGCGACGATATGCGGCAACTGCGCTTCTAG
- the ftsL gene encoding cell division protein FtsL: protein MKASRILFGLMLAAVIGSAIALVYARHENRTLFFALERLNAERDELNIEWGQLQLEQSTWADANRIEQVATRDLGMTFPAPQDIVVIAP, encoded by the coding sequence ATGAAGGCCTCGCGCATTCTGTTCGGACTGATGCTGGCTGCCGTGATCGGCAGCGCGATCGCGCTGGTCTACGCCCGCCACGAGAACCGCACGCTGTTCTTTGCGCTGGAGCGGCTCAATGCCGAGCGCGACGAACTGAACATCGAATGGGGTCAGTTGCAGCTGGAACAATCGACCTGGGCTGATGCCAATCGCATCGAACAGGTGGCCACGCGCGATCTGGGCATGACTTTCCCGGCGCCGCAGGACATCGTGGTGATTGCACCATGA
- a CDS encoding homogentisate 1,2-dioxygenase, translating to MGKEGFFGPASHMYHPNPPTGWSHFDGPLKPRAFDTNKFPGHGNTPWRAHELMHNAHTRLRSWRCEASMDHLVRNADGDELLFVHNGSGHLFCDYGHMAIEAGDYIVLPRSTSWRLEVTEALDLLLIEATNSSYMLPDKGLVGPHAIFDPAMLDAPSIDELFKRQVQGEWKVLVKRRNAITTITFPFNPLDAVGWHGDLFPVRINVKDIRPLMSHRYHLPPSAHTTFVANRFVVCTFVPRPFETDPGALKIPFFHNNDDYEEVIFYHRGEFFSRDNIHPGMITLHPCGFTHGPHPKALTRAFKQTKEATDEYAVMIDTRDDLTVTEAAESVEWRGYVDSWKGG from the coding sequence ATGGGCAAGGAGGGTTTCTTTGGCCCGGCCAGCCATATGTATCACCCGAATCCGCCGACCGGATGGAGTCATTTCGATGGCCCCCTGAAACCACGCGCCTTCGACACCAACAAGTTTCCCGGGCACGGCAACACGCCTTGGCGGGCGCATGAGTTGATGCACAACGCCCATACGCGCCTGCGCAGCTGGCGCTGTGAAGCCTCGATGGATCATCTGGTGCGCAACGCCGATGGCGACGAGCTGCTGTTCGTGCACAACGGTTCGGGCCATCTGTTCTGCGACTACGGCCACATGGCCATCGAGGCCGGCGATTACATCGTGCTGCCGCGCTCGACCTCCTGGCGGCTGGAAGTGACCGAAGCCCTGGATCTGCTGCTGATCGAGGCCACCAATTCCAGCTACATGCTGCCGGACAAGGGCCTGGTGGGCCCGCACGCGATCTTCGATCCGGCCATGCTCGATGCGCCGTCCATCGATGAGCTGTTCAAGCGCCAGGTGCAGGGTGAGTGGAAGGTGCTGGTCAAGCGCCGCAACGCCATCACCACGATCACCTTCCCTTTCAACCCGCTCGATGCCGTCGGCTGGCACGGCGACCTGTTTCCGGTGCGCATCAACGTCAAGGACATCCGTCCCTTGATGAGTCATCGCTACCACCTGCCGCCGAGCGCCCACACCACCTTCGTGGCCAACCGCTTCGTGGTCTGCACCTTCGTGCCGCGGCCCTTCGAGACCGATCCCGGCGCACTGAAGATTCCCTTCTTCCACAACAACGACGACTACGAAGAAGTGATCTTCTACCACCGCGGTGAGTTCTTCAGCCGCGACAATATCCACCCCGGGATGATCACGCTGCACCCCTGCGGCTTTACCCACGGCCCGCACCCCAAGGCCCTCACCCGTGCCTTCAAGCAGACCAAGGAAGCCACTGACGAATACGCCGTGATGATCGACACCCGCGATGACCTGACCGTCACCGAGGCGGCAGAGTCGGTGGAATGGCGGGGGTATGTGGATTCGTGGAAGGGCGGGTGA